From Rhodamnia argentea isolate NSW1041297 chromosome 10, ASM2092103v1, whole genome shotgun sequence, a single genomic window includes:
- the LOC115731391 gene encoding probable calcium-binding protein CML36 isoform X2 yields the protein MRIIKISSKALRLSPKQFFGSRKGRSVASRSDPPSFGSGTTSSSLSDGSSSSVHKREALTPTSVLGGGDWAGNLELSRAFGLIDRDGDGIISRKELEALLSRLGSRDEVAVMLSEVGCHGEGEDAAVSIEELLSRVGTACGPVCDDAELRETFEFFDEDHDGRITAEELLRVFTALGDDRCTLEDCRRMIAEVDKNGDGFVCFEDFAQMMDLQR from the exons atgAGGATCATCAAGATCAGCTCCAAGGCCCTCAGGCTCAGCCCTAAGCAATTCTTCGGGTCCCGGAAGGGCCGATCCGTCGCATCCCGCTCCGACCCGCCGTCGTTCGGCTCCggcaccacctcctcctccctctccgacggttcctcctcctccgtccaCAAGCGCGAGGCCCTGACCCCGACCAGCGTCCTCGGCGGAGGCGACTGGGCCGGCAACCTCGAGCTCTCCCGCGCGTTCGGGCTCATCGACCGGGATGGCGACGGGATCATCTCGCGGAAGGAGCTCGAGGCCCTCCTCAGCCGGCTCGGCAGCCGCGACGAGGTGGCGGTGATGCTGAGCGAGGTGGGGTGCCACGGCGAGGGCGAGGACGCCGCCGTGAGCATCGAGGAGCTGCTGAGCAGGGTGGGCACGGCGTGCGGGCCGGTCTGCGACGACGCGGAGCTGAGGGAGACGTTCGAGTTCTTCGACGAGGACCACGACGGGAGGATCACGGCGGAGGAGCTCCTGCGGGTGTTCACGGCGCTCGGGGACGATCGTTGCACGCTAGAGGACTGCAGGCGCATGATCGCGGAGGTGGACAAGAACGGGGACGGGTTCGTGTGCTTCGAGGACTTCGCTCAGATGATGGACCTGCAga GATGA
- the LOC115731391 gene encoding probable calcium-binding protein CML36 isoform X1 gives MRIIKISSKALRLSPKQFFGSRKGRSVASRSDPPSFGSGTTSSSLSDGSSSSVHKREALTPTSVLGGGDWAGNLELSRAFGLIDRDGDGIISRKELEALLSRLGSRDEVAVMLSEVGCHGEGEDAAVSIEELLSRVGTACGPVCDDAELRETFEFFDEDHDGRITAEELLRVFTALGDDRCTLEDCRRMIAEVDKNGDGFVCFEDFAQMMDLQR, from the coding sequence atgAGGATCATCAAGATCAGCTCCAAGGCCCTCAGGCTCAGCCCTAAGCAATTCTTCGGGTCCCGGAAGGGCCGATCCGTCGCATCCCGCTCCGACCCGCCGTCGTTCGGCTCCggcaccacctcctcctccctctccgacggttcctcctcctccgtccaCAAGCGCGAGGCCCTGACCCCGACCAGCGTCCTCGGCGGAGGCGACTGGGCCGGCAACCTCGAGCTCTCCCGCGCGTTCGGGCTCATCGACCGGGATGGCGACGGGATCATCTCGCGGAAGGAGCTCGAGGCCCTCCTCAGCCGGCTCGGCAGCCGCGACGAGGTGGCGGTGATGCTGAGCGAGGTGGGGTGCCACGGCGAGGGCGAGGACGCCGCCGTGAGCATCGAGGAGCTGCTGAGCAGGGTGGGCACGGCGTGCGGGCCGGTCTGCGACGACGCGGAGCTGAGGGAGACGTTCGAGTTCTTCGACGAGGACCACGACGGGAGGATCACGGCGGAGGAGCTCCTGCGGGTGTTCACGGCGCTCGGGGACGATCGTTGCACGCTAGAGGACTGCAGGCGCATGATCGCGGAGGTGGACAAGAACGGGGACGGGTTCGTGTGCTTCGAGGACTTCGCTCAGATGATGGACCTGCAgaggtga
- the LOC115729992 gene encoding BRASSINOSTEROID INSENSITIVE 1-associated receptor kinase 1-like: protein MVFKFATFDPAQDPDDFNPAFPPTPSSSPSATLCQPFEYTCTFTRAIVSRLAAAGASIVLKAPAVKVDGREIRDRSAETPFYSINFDVHPEFLQRQLKEFTLKELQVATQNFSIKKLIARGGFGNVYEGQLADGSLVAIKRLHRGCNHGISEIEREVMIGSIIPQGQHLLPLLGFCRTSQGADFLLVSPLMINNSVSCCLRERRETRVTRPLLDWLTRRKIALGAARGLSRLHDLNIVHLDIKPANILLDEEFEPHIADFGLARFINRRRGHGVYLVDGTEDAPVLPRNELESRSQNEDSYSWSSIRGTIGYMAPEYVRAKYSVKNDIFAFGITLLELMTGQRPYKPITLANDRYVTLVDWAKAHLVEGSWEIIVDPDLQGEYEPEETEKTIQLALLCTQTDPRRRPSMWQVARILEGYSIEDRWEEYRRSEEYLIPSMQTTTPYSEECLIPSMQPSIPCWSLPSPEELSAPR, encoded by the coding sequence atgGTGTTCAAATTCGCCACCTTCGATCCTGCCCAAGATCCCGATGACTTCAACCCAGCTTTTCCGCCTACTCCATCATCGTCACCCTCGGCGACACTCTGTCAGCCATTCGAATACACTTGCACTTTCACCAGAGCCATTGTCAGCCGACTTGCTGCCGCCGGTGCTTCTATCGTTTTAAAAGCCCCAGCTGTTAAAGTCGATGGTCGTGAGATTCGAGACCGATCCGCAGAGACCCCATTTTATAGCATCAATTTCGATGTCCATCCTGAATTTCTCCAAAGACAGCTCAAAGAGTTTACTCTGAAGGAGTTGCAGGTGGCTACCCAAAATTTCAGCATCAAGAAACTTATAGCCAGGGGTGGATTTGGCAATGTCTATGAGGGTCAGTTAGCTGATGGCTCTCTAGTAGCGATCAAAAGATTGCACAGAGGCTGCAACCATGGTATCTCAGAGATCGAAAGAGAAGTAATGATTGGCAGCATCATACCCCAAGGTCAGCACCTGCTGCCCTTGCTCGGATTTTGCAGAACATCACAAGGCGCGGACTTTTTGCTAGTGTCCCCCTTGATGATCAATAATAGTGTGTCATGCTGCTTGAGAGAGCGGCGAGAGACACGAGTCACACGACCCCTGCTGGACTGGCTTACCCGCAGAAAAATAGCCCTGGGAGCTGCGAGAGGGCTGTCCCGTCTGCATGATCTGAACATTGTGCACTTAGATATCAAACCTGCAAACATTCTGTTGGATGAGGAATTTGAGCCTCACATTGCAGACTTCGGGTTGGCAAGGTTCATCAATCGCAGGCGCGGGCACGGTGTATACTTGGTGGATGGCACCGAGGATGCACCCGTGCTTCCGAGGAACGAACTCGAATCAAGATCCCAAAATGAAGATTCTTATTCCTGGTCGAGCATACGCGGCACAATTGGATATATGGCGCCAGAGTATGTGCGTGCGAAATACTCAGTGAAGAACGACATCTTCGCCTTTGGGATAACACTTCTGGAACTCATGACCGGACAAAGACCTTATAAACCCATAACGCTTGCAAATGACCGGTACGTGACCTTAGTCGACTGGGCAAAAGCGCATCTGGTGGAGGGTAGTTGGGAAATTATCGTCGATCCCGATCTGCAGGGTGAGTATGAGCCGGAGGAGACAGAGAAAACGATTCAGCTGGCTCTTTTGTGCACGCAAACAGACCCGAGAAGACGACCGTCCATGTGGCAAGTGGCCCGAATACTCGAAGGATACAGCATCGAAGATAGATGGGAGGAGTATCGTCGCTCGGAGGAGTATCTGATTCCCTCAATGCAAACCACGACCCCTTACTCGGAGGAGTGTCTGATTCCCTCAATGCAACCCTCAATACCTTGCTGGAGTCTACCCAGTCCTGAAGAATTGTCCGCACCCAGATAA